From the Daucus carota subsp. sativus chromosome 8, DH1 v3.0, whole genome shotgun sequence genome, one window contains:
- the LOC108198055 gene encoding uncharacterized protein LOC108198055: MTWNVRGANNSVSRFLIYDLVKKIRPSMIFIQETKCSSWNLRSIASLGLGTKVQWVEEPSRGLSGGLLTVWQEEFFTLTSHTSARYWLLIRGTSPSVSGGLAFINIYAPQSLSDKKVVWDELLSLISSLDEKFIMLVGDFNAVRSKEERSNCIFRPAEASSFNSFILASGLVEVLLTNSKFTWYGPDLRCSKLDRFFLSLEWFLEGSWVTNADHRKTSDHKPLFLKCGRDEWGPKPFKFFNFSLQDKVLVASLKNSWVNTISPNFTVKFRALREVVKAWHNQQYGDINEMISALENDQSKADEGEGRGDSVFTSVPEIKKIFLHYFKSLLAPAVNQKVFNLPENFLLPLSQSNRCALVAPFSLDEIHEALEDTNSFKAPRPDGMNAGVLKALWSTIKEDLLCFFRHFFDLKPIGKGYNSSFIVLIPKKTDALVPEDYRPISLMNSVMKLLTKVLSRRLKSVMPVLVSQVQTAFIKGRQITDSIMLANEVVSALQQGKSKGLVFKIDFEKAFDRVRWDFVFEVLKIMNFDDRWIRWVKEIFESSKISILLNGSPGEEFAPSRGLRQGDPLSPLLFNLVGESLAALLRKAVQAKIIKGILLPNSLSPITHLQFADDVILFLEDDINSVMGIKRVLQCFQLLSGFKINFKKSSLFAFGISNLHIQDWVKILGCKANQGPINYLGAILGANPRAVRFWNPLLLKFSKKINSYEADKISLAGKLVLLRAAIDSVPLYWFSLYMIPSLVANKMEQQRRAFLWGRNKEGGNKLHLICWDKICSPKERGGLGLSSIRDKNLAALAKWVWKAYSDRGSMWNDFLSKRYGQAWNYDLSLLNSKLCSPVVRQIVKLTSDPKLGRMLSRENFKWYVKDGSTVFFWEDWWIGDASLNSLLPTLYAKAKVKHMMVRDFFQLWSLNHLNSGLWIDICDLSSMEEFVMLSEILSSFSLSSGKDSLVWLPGKSQFSSKVCRDLMSPNCAIGSQQSYIWRLIWKIKAPPKILALVWKIQWNILPTRHFISSRIAGVLNICPWCGIVQETSSHLFGDCVLAKWSWNFICKWWSIKALPHGNGTFSLAGLLKLFSRPFLKEIWQIVVVAVLWSIWLARNELVFSNIRIKEACLIKLILLRIDKWGSASGLMTFGADPIWLINPQGAVALRYYKIMNSFWKFKKDQFELIAAVDGAWGLVDDFNYKGGIGGYLSDKYGNNILTFSGPVFSNSAAETEVDAILHIINWLFKQNWELKRTVICSDSSSVVNAFNEGLEIKFPLKALNFNHLQFVNSAIFIHFVPRYLNEQADDLAKKGITRSHMLEIGRVYDTLRIQEQILLEEDQVEVYRLFNTLHANTHKVGKSKKCITHVPLHMNATAEYMANYGLEHLKELVEVSKPFGNLDYYLRRDMGNVLPHPILEVVQNMGDGEVDGVLSVAAPGSLLSHDLSLVRGSSGSEFVRNEKGKAKLMHDSSISSSGLLSNAAQRLSDLGFNLDFILGGGAVPKAVLQSALMEALADLIPQEGLSRSSLEIGDAGTSLGSHGAVQVLEQQGSKKGKDQVKGMDSGASTSGRHFD; this comes from the exons ATGACTTGGAATGTCAGGGGTGCTAACAACTCAGTTAGTAGGTTTTTGATCTATGATCTGGTAAAAAAGATAAGGCCTTCAATGATATTTATTCAGGAAACTAAATGTTCATCTTGGAACCTCAGATCTATAGCTTCTTTGGGACTGGGAACCAAGGTCCAGTGGGTGGAAGAGCCTTCTAGAGGACTTTCAGGGGGCTTGCTCACAGTATGGCAGGAGGAGTTTTTTACTCTAACTTCTCACACGAGCGCTAGATATTGGTTATTGATTCGTGGTACGTCTCCGTCAGTCTCAGGTGGTTTagcatttattaatatttatgctCCCCAATCTCTGTCAGACAAGAAAGTTGTCTGGGATGAGTTACTTTCTCTTATCAGCAGTTTAGATGAAAAATTTATCATGTTAGTAGGAGATTTCAATGCAGTTAGGAGTAAGGAGGAGAGATCTAATTGCATCTTTCGCCCAGCAGAAGCTTCTTCATTCAACTCATTTATTTTAGCTTCTGGTTTGGTGGAGGTTCTCTTGACCAACTCTAAGTTTACTTGGTATGGTCCTGACCTCAGATGTAGCAAGCTTGATAGATTTTTCCTATCCTTAGAATGGTTTTTGGAAGGCAGCTGGGTAACTAATGCTGATCACAGGAAAACGTCAGATCACAAGCCTCTGTTCTTAAAGTGTGGAAGAGATGAGTGGGGGCCTAAACCATTCAAATTCTTTAATTTTAGCCTTCAAGATAAGGTGTTAGTTGCTTCCTTGAAGAATTCCTGGGTTAACACAATTTCTCCCAACTTTACGGTTAAATTTAGAGCTCTTCGTGAGGTAGTAAAAGCTTGGCATAATCAACAGTATGGGGATATTAACGAAATGATTTCTGCACTTGAGAATGATCAATCTAAAGCAGATGAAGGGGAAGGAAG GGGGGATTCAGTTTTCACTTCTGTCCCAGAAATCAAAAAGATTTTTTTGCATTATTTTAAATCCCTTCTGGCACCTGCTGTGAATCAAAAAGTTTTTAATCTCCCGGAAAATTTTCTATTACCTTTGTCTCAGTCTAATAGGTGCGCCCTAGTAGCTCCGTTTTCTCTAGATGAGATTCATGAAGCTTTGGAAGACACAAACTCATTCAAGGCCCCGAGGCCGGACGGAATGAATGCGGGTGTTCTAAAGGCGCTTTGGAGTACCATTAAGGAAGATCTATTGTGTTTCTTTCGCCACTTTTTTGATTTGAAACCAATTGGAAAGGGCTATAACTCGTCCTTTATTGTTCTTATTCCTAAAAAGACTGATGCCCTAGTGCCGGAGGACTATCGTCCTATAAGTCTTATGAACTCAGTCATGAAGCTTTTAACCAAAGTCCTATCCAGAAGATTGAAGTCGGTAATGCCTGTTCTGGTTAGTCAAGTGCAGACGGCCTTTATCAAAGGGCGCCAAATTACGGATAGTATTATGTTGGCTAATGAGGTTGTCTCTGCACTACAACAAGGGAAGTCCAAAGGCCTAGTTTTTAAGATTGACTTTGAAAAGGCATTTGACAGAGTTAGATGGGATTTTGTGTTCGaggttttaaaaattatgaactTTGATGATCGCTGGATTAGGTGGGTGAAAGAAATATTTGAATCTTCTAAGATTTCCATTCTTCTTAATGGAAGTCCGGGTGAAGAATTTGCGCCGAGTAGGGGCTTAAGGCAAGGAGATCCGCTTTCCCCACTGTTGTTTAATCTTGTGGGTGAATCATTAGCAGCCCTTCTTAGGAAAGCAGTTCAAGCAAAGATTATAAAGGGTATTCTGCTTCCGAATTCTCTTTCCCCGATCACACATCTGCAGTTTGCAGATGACGTGATTCTTTTTCTTGAAGATGATATCAACTCGGTCATGGGTATCAAAAGGGTTCTTCAATGTTTTCAGCTTCTTTCGGGATTTAAAATAAACTTCAAGAAAAGCTCTTTATTTGCCTTTGGAATCTCTAATCTACACATTCAGGATTGGGTTAAGATTTTAGGTTGTAAGGCTAACCAGGGCCCAATCAATTACCTGGGGGCTATTCTTGGAGCTAATCCGAGGGCTGTTAGGTTCTGGAATCCTTTGCTactgaaattttcaaaaaaaattaattcctaCGAAGCAGATAAAATCTCGTTGGCAGGGAAATTAGTTCTGTTGCGTGCAGCGATAGATAGTGTTCCTTTGTATTGGTTCTCATTGTATATGATTCCGTCGTTGGTAGCAAACAAGATGGAACAACAACGTCGAGCTTTCTTATGGGGCAGAAATAAAGAGGGGGGAAACAAACTTCATCTCATTTGTTGGGACAAAATATGCTCCCCAAAAGAGAGAGGTGGTTTGGGCTTATCTTCGATTCGAGACAAAAATCTGGCTGCACTGGCAAAATGGGTATGGAAGGCTTATTCTGATCGAGGTAGTATGTGGAATGACTTCCTTTCAAAACGATATGGTCAAGCCTGGAATTATGACTTATCTCTGCTGAATTCTAAATTGTGTTCACCGGTTGTTCGTCAAATTGTGAAATTAACCTCAGACCCAAAGTTAGGTAGGATGTTGTCCAGGGAAAATTTCAAATGGTATGTGAAAGATGGCTCTACGGTTTTCTTTTGGGAGGACTGGTGGATTGGGGATGCTTCTCTTAATTCTCTTCTACCAACACTCTATGCTAAGGCCAAAGTTAAACACATGATGGTCAGAGATTTCTTTCAGTTATGGTCGCTAAATCACTTAAATTCTGGTCTATGGATTGATATTTGTGATCTCTCTTCTATGGAGGAGTTTGTTATGCTCTCAGAAATTTTGTCCTCCTTCTCCCTCTCTTCTGGTAAAGATTCATTGGTCTGGCTCCCAGGTAAAAGTCAGTTTTCCTCGAAGGTTTGTCGGGATTTAATGTCTCCAAATTGTGCAATTGGAAGCCAGCAGAGCTATATTTGGAGGTTGATCTGGAAAATAAAGGCTCCCCCAAAAATTCTGGCTTTGGTTTGGAAAATCCAGTGGAACATTTTGCCTACCAGACATTTTATTAGTTCGCGAATTGCAGGCGTCCTCAATATTTGTCCCTGGTGTGGAATTGTTCAAGAAACCTCATCTCATCTGTTTGGAGACTGTGTGCTAGCTAAGTGGAGTTGGAACTTCATTTGTAAATGGTGGAGTATTAAGGCTTTGCCGCACGGAAATGGGACCTTCTCTTTAGCAGGCCTTCTTAAACTTTTCTCTAGACCATTCCTCAAGGAAATTTGGCAAATTGTAGTGGTGGCTGTTCTTTGGTCCATCTGGTTAGCTCGAAACGAACTTGTGTTTAGCAATATCAGAATTAAAGAAGCTTGCctcattaaattaattttgctCAGAATAGATAAATGGGGTTCTGCGTCGGGCCTAATGACTTTTGGAGCTGACCCGATTTGGCTGATCAATCCTCAGGGGGCTGTGGCCTTAcgatattacaaaattatgaatTCTTTCTGGAAATTCAAGAAGGATCAGTTCGAATTAATTGCTGCTGTAGATGGGGCATGGGGGTTAGTAGATGACTTCAATTATAAAGGGGGCATTGGGGGTTATTTGAGTGACAAATATGGGAATAATATTCTAACGTTTTCAGGCCCGGTATTTTCAAATTCTGCAGCAGAAACGGAGGTGGATGCCATTCTTCACATTATTAATTGGCTGTTCAAGCAAAATTGGGAATTAAAAAGAACAGTTATTTGTTCAGATTCTTCATCTGTTGTGAATGCTTTTAATGAAGGTCTTGAAATTAAATTTCCCCTAAAGGCATTGAATTTTAATCATTTGCAGTTTGTTAACTCTGCAATTTTTATTCACTTTGTCCCTCGATATCTTAATGAGCAAGCAGATGATCTGGCAAAAAAGGGCATTACCAGATCTCATATGCTGGAAATTGG GCGAGTCTATGACACCCTCCGTATTCAAGAGCAAATCTTGCTTGAGGAAGATCAAGTGGAGGTTTACAGGTTGTTCAATACTCTGCATGCTAACAcccacaaggttggtaagtcgAAGAAATGTATCACTCATGTCCCTCTTCATATGAATGCCACAGCTGAATATATGGCAAACTATGGTCTAGAACATTTGAAGGAGCTGGTGGAGGTCTCTAAGCCTTTCGGTAATCTTGATTACTATCTCCGGAGGGATATGGGGAATGTGCTGCCTCACCCTATTTTGGAGGTTGTTCAGAACATGGGGGatggtgag GTGGATGGAGTTCTCTCTGTTGCTGCACCTGGCAGTCTACTCTCTCATGACCTCAGTTTGGTGAGGGGTTCTTCTGGGAGTGAGTTTGTCAGAAATGAAAAGGGCAAGGCGAAACTCATGCATGACTCCAGCATCTCCAGCAGTGGCTTACTCTCCAATGCGGCCCAGCGCCTTTCTGATTTAGGATTCAATCTGGATTTCATCCTAGGAGGAGGTGCAGTCCCGAAAGCTGTTCTTCAAAGCGCTCTCATGGAGGCTTTAGCTGATTTGATCCCCCAGGAAGGCCTCTCAAGGTCTTCTCTTGAGATTGGTGATGCAGGTACTTCTCTGGGCTCTCATGGTGCTGTGCAGGTTTTGGAGCAGCAGGGGTCAAAGAAGGGAAAGGATCAAGTTAAGGGAATGGATTCCGGTGCGTCCACTTCTGGACGTCACTTTGATTAG